A window from Drosophila subobscura isolate 14011-0131.10 chromosome O, UCBerk_Dsub_1.0, whole genome shotgun sequence encodes these proteins:
- the LOC117896668 gene encoding uncharacterized protein LOC117896668 — protein sequence MRVFILLCLLAASCSGDKLGYNYQPVAHADEGLSFLPGSGHIPIELQQQHLQQVQSGEAVLSQPIEAPIQQAIIPQPAPLIEEFQKEFYSYAAPEEQFDEGVNNQQIANSLKKNLRVVFIRTPENQGFERAALQLAKQSAQQETAIYVLSKQADVANLAKQLNALKSTSSNKPEVHFVKYRTPEDAANAQLAIQNQYNQLPGVSRISNEGRAPVLNFASPAAQSAPASVSHSPSSEYLPANVVSSQDYLPPTLRRFRIK from the exons atgcgcGTCTTCATT CTTCTGTGCCTCTTGGCTGCCAGCTGCAGTGGCGATAAGCTGGGCTACAACTACCAGCCCGTGGCCCATGCCGATGAGGGACTCTCCTTCCTGCCAGGCAGCGGACACATTCCCatcgagctgcagcagcagcacctgcagcaggTGCAGAGTGGCGAGGCGGTGCTCTCGCAGCCCATTGAAGCACCCATCCAGCAGGCCATCATTCCCCAGCCTGCGCCTCTGATCGAGGAGTTCCAGAAGGAGTTCTACAGCTACGCAGCGCCCGAGGAGCAGTTCGATGAGGGTGTCAACAACCAGCAGATCGCCAACTCGCTGAAGAAGAACCTGCGCGTCGTCTTCATCCGCACACCCGAGAACCAGGGCTTCGAGCGTGCCGccctgcagctggccaagcagtCCGCCCAGCAGGAGACCGCCATCTATGTGCTGTCCAAGCAGGCCGACGTGGCCAACTTGGCCAAGCAGCTGAATGCCCTCAAGTCCACGTCCAGCAACAAGCCCGAGGTGCACTTCGTCAAGTACCGCACGCCCGAGGATGCGGCCAATGCCCAGCTGGCCATCCAGAACCAGTACAACCAGCTGCCCGGCGTCTCCCGCATCTCCAACGAGGGTCGTGCTCCAGTATTAAACTTTGCCTCGCCAGCCGCCCAGTCGGCACCCGCCAGCGTGTCGCACTCCCCCAGCTCCGAGTACCTGCCCGCCAATGTGGTGTCTTCCCAGGACTATCTGCCACCCACTCTGCGTCGCTTCCGCATCAAGTGA